A genomic window from Pseudomonadota bacterium includes:
- the serS gene encoding serine--tRNA ligase produces the protein MIDLYDLRERPDDYQKACEDKGIKFDVKAFLVLDAEYRRTRGEVESMRAEQNAVSKEIPKLSGSEREAKLVQMKGLAEKVKEGGSQLKELEERWSKQQLLLPSVPLAQVPLGKSDAENVSRRSWGTIPTPSFEIRDHVQLGKELDLFDIERGVKVAGARSYFLKGDGMRLQHAMMSLSLDVLHRAGYTLMDPPHIVKYEAMVSTGYFPGGEDMAYHLDERDEGLHLIGTSEVPVASYHSDEILSLEELPKRYAGYSPCYRREAGAYGKDTHGLYRVHQFYKVEQVIFCKADPDESMKLHQELLANAEQIMQLLELPYRVVDVCTGDMGQGQVYKNDIEAWMPSRKGYGETHSCSSFYEFQARRLNTRYKDTNGKNVFCHTLNNTCIASPRILIPFLENHQNEAGTISIPKALRPYMGGQELITAKR, from the coding sequence ATGATTGATCTTTATGACCTGCGCGAGCGACCGGACGACTATCAGAAGGCGTGCGAGGATAAGGGCATAAAATTCGATGTAAAGGCATTTCTTGTGCTCGACGCTGAGTACCGCCGTACTAGGGGCGAGGTTGAATCGATGCGCGCTGAGCAGAATGCAGTTAGCAAAGAGATTCCGAAGCTCTCCGGTAGCGAGAGGGAGGCTAAGCTCGTGCAGATGAAGGGCTTGGCTGAAAAGGTAAAGGAGGGTGGATCTCAGCTTAAGGAGCTTGAGGAGCGTTGGAGCAAGCAACAGCTCCTCCTGCCGAGCGTTCCGCTGGCACAGGTTCCGCTCGGTAAGAGTGATGCCGAGAACGTTTCACGGCGCTCTTGGGGAACTATACCGACACCAAGCTTTGAGATCAGAGATCACGTTCAACTCGGCAAAGAGCTCGACCTCTTCGATATCGAGCGAGGTGTTAAGGTTGCAGGGGCGCGCAGCTACTTTCTTAAGGGCGATGGAATGCGGCTGCAGCACGCCATGATGAGCCTCTCGCTAGATGTGCTTCATAGGGCCGGCTACACCCTGATGGACCCTCCGCATATCGTTAAGTATGAGGCCATGGTGAGCACCGGATATTTTCCTGGTGGCGAGGATATGGCTTACCATTTGGATGAACGAGATGAGGGGCTGCATCTAATCGGAACCTCTGAGGTGCCTGTGGCCTCGTACCATAGTGATGAGATCTTAAGCCTGGAGGAGCTACCAAAGCGCTATGCAGGCTACTCACCGTGCTATCGTCGTGAGGCCGGAGCGTACGGCAAAGATACACACGGACTCTACCGTGTTCACCAGTTCTATAAGGTAGAGCAGGTGATCTTTTGTAAAGCCGATCCTGATGAGAGCATGAAGTTGCACCAGGAGCTGCTCGCTAATGCAGAGCAGATTATGCAGCTTTTAGAGCTTCCATATCGGGTCGTTGATGTCTGTACCGGAGATATGGGGCAGGGGCAGGTATATAAGAACGATATCGAGGCCTGGATGCCTTCACGCAAGGGGTACGGTGAGACCCATAGCTGCTCCTCGTTCTATGAGTTTCAGGCTAGGCGCTTAAATACTCGCTATAAAGATACAAACGGCAAGAACGTGTTCTGCCACACACTTAACAATACCTGTATCGCATCGCCGAGGATCCTTATTCCGTTCCTTGAGAATCACCAGAACGAAGCTGGCACGATTTCGATTCCGAAAGCTCTGCGCCCCTACATGGGTGGGCAGGAGCTGATTACGGCTAAGCGCTAA